CTGCTCACGATTCTCGGTTACTCGCTGAACGACACGATCGTCGTGTTCGATCGCGTGCGCGAGAACCTGCCCAGCGTGCGCCGCGAAGGCTTCGAGGCGGTGCTCAACCGCTCCATCAACGAGACGCTGCCACGCACCGTGCTGACCTCGCTGACGACGATCGTCACATTGCTTGCCCTTTTTCTGTTCGGCACCGGCTCGCTGCGCGACTTCGCGCTGATCATGATCGTCGGCGTGGTGATCGGCACGTACTCGTCGATCTTCATCGGTGCTGCCTCGCTGCTCGAGATCGAGAAGCGCTGGCCGGGCGAGCGCGGCGGCAAGCCTCGGGCGCGGGCGCGCGCCGGCGCGACCGCCTGAGGTCCGGAACGCTGCGGACACGGCCGTCCGGCGCTGCGCGCGTCGGACGGCCGTTTCGCTTTCCGGGGCAGCGGCGCTGCGGCACGGCCGGAGAATCCCATACCATACGCTCAATCAGGACGCAGGTCATAACCGATGTTCGACAGTCACTGCCATCTGACGGATGACCGCTTCGGCGGGGAAGTCGCCGATGTTCTGGACCGCGCACGCGCAGCCGGCGTGCGCGGCGTTGTCACGATTGCGGGGGGGCTCGACGATGCGCGGGCCGGGGCCGCGATTGCAGATGCACATGCGGATGTGTGGTGCACGGCCGGCGTGCATCCGCACGCTGCCGGTGAGCAGCAGGACGGCTGGGCCGAGGAGATGCGCGAGCTGCTCACGCATCCGCGCTGCGTCGCCATCGGTGAGGCGGGACTCGATTACTTCTACGAGAACTCGCCGCGCGCCGTGCAGCGTGCCGTGTTCGAGCGGCAGCTCGAGCTCGCGGCAGAGCTGAGCCGGCCGATCGTCGTCCACTCCCGGGAAGCGGAGGCGGACACGATGGCGAT
Above is a window of Longimicrobiales bacterium DNA encoding:
- a CDS encoding TatD family hydrolase — encoded protein: MFDSHCHLTDDRFGGEVADVLDRARAAGVRGVVTIAGGLDDARAGAAIADAHADVWCTAGVHPHAAGEQQDGWAEEMRELLTHPRCVAIGEAGLDYFYENSPRAVQRAVFERQLELAAELSRPIVVHSREAEADTMAMIRGVPAARGVLHCFDAGPALLDVALEAGWYISFAGLVTFRRYERGDLVAIVPDDRLLVETDSPYLAPVPHRGKRNEPAFVARVVERVAAFRGQDAAAVGQLTERNARTFYALAG